Proteins encoded in a region of the Isosphaeraceae bacterium EP7 genome:
- a CDS encoding tetratricopeptide repeat protein — protein sequence MNVPLRVRRCLETEPAAAALFAGCDAASLLALCVRLGLDPDGRVYPVADGLLLRLTDPTGHPLPGALRLRAIAPDLLLPVDAQLVPALLDDEARGMTRDRGLIFLPGDRVLAFDHRQSLPLSMLLSARSRPRREWGPLPDRPAQVERIESIRVEFPDESPEAALDAGSGGTIGIDARPADESGPGTRNPGESSFSRIWNLAKSFLRGRSGEGRAETTKDGARRREPDAGVIGRQDAALRDLMREFREGDIEKALRRAIPMADPADSRGSGVHGGDNLPDRDLRYRLDDLLGGASDPPGDRWLGGGDLIAALSREYRKAAEEASRRGDHRRAAAIYGKLLRDHREAALALLRGGLYHDAGVILLARLDDRRGAALAFAAAGEADRALDLYREVGDHEAAGDLLRGLGEEELAVAEYLVAANRMTSSGGGHLAAGNLLLEKAGRPDLAQRHYEQGWGRRPAANAVACAVKIASLLASRADVPSLRLLVDEADVHFSTSHGTAEPGRFYNEVATLGDRPGLEQARDELRDRALMGLAACLRGRVLAGEKAATLVSSLLGATPSWPAAVVSDAFHAVGASPRPAAAALPTRPHTRSRFRVCTGTVGAVAGASESGEVFLGTSSGEVWAFRPQTSEAVFVASNDLPVSALATDPAGEHLVVLRSHTVGRGTIGSYARQPDGRYAILTGKPIGDVFAPWLTPIARAAAESLVGIWDGAALHLLSVGSLASLRSLALPDGESQPPAALFHETSGCDPWNFTILAFHGRQLCQLDPQGDNLRTIGLNWRPEPQGKFLQTTPLSWFPLADGGLELAGLDEAGTLHCSRLRDGRVIARNSSQGVDERGYLAAAIVREGLVAAVSSSRIDWMRCGASKFVPWRTAPETIPSAVAAFASRPTGELLVVCHDGYLVRVPIPT from the coding sequence ATGAACGTCCCTCTCCGGGTCCGGAGGTGTCTCGAGACGGAGCCGGCCGCTGCGGCCCTGTTCGCGGGCTGCGATGCGGCCTCGCTACTCGCCCTGTGCGTCAGGCTGGGACTCGACCCGGACGGGCGGGTCTACCCGGTCGCCGACGGCCTGCTCCTGAGGCTGACCGATCCGACCGGCCATCCGCTCCCCGGGGCCCTGCGCCTCAGGGCGATCGCCCCCGACCTGTTGCTGCCCGTGGACGCGCAGCTCGTGCCGGCCTTGCTGGACGACGAGGCCCGGGGGATGACCCGCGACCGGGGCCTCATCTTCCTGCCCGGCGACCGCGTGCTGGCCTTCGACCATCGACAATCGCTCCCGCTGTCGATGCTTCTCTCCGCGCGATCGCGCCCCCGGCGCGAGTGGGGCCCGCTCCCCGACCGCCCCGCCCAGGTCGAGCGAATCGAGTCGATCCGCGTCGAATTCCCGGACGAGTCGCCCGAGGCCGCGCTCGACGCGGGGTCCGGGGGGACGATCGGGATCGATGCGCGACCTGCGGACGAATCGGGGCCGGGGACCCGGAATCCCGGCGAATCGAGTTTCTCTCGGATCTGGAACCTCGCGAAGTCGTTCCTGAGGGGCAGATCCGGCGAGGGCCGTGCGGAAACAACGAAGGACGGGGCGAGGCGGCGCGAGCCGGATGCCGGGGTGATCGGTCGTCAGGACGCCGCGCTGCGCGATCTGATGCGTGAATTCCGCGAGGGGGACATCGAGAAGGCCCTCCGCCGCGCGATTCCGATGGCGGACCCGGCCGATTCTCGCGGCTCGGGAGTCCATGGTGGCGACAATCTCCCGGATCGCGACCTCAGGTACAGGCTGGATGACCTGCTGGGCGGGGCGAGCGACCCCCCGGGCGATCGCTGGCTCGGAGGCGGCGACCTGATCGCGGCCCTCTCCCGCGAGTATCGCAAGGCCGCCGAGGAGGCGTCACGGCGGGGCGACCATCGTCGCGCGGCGGCCATCTACGGGAAGCTCCTGCGCGATCACCGCGAGGCGGCCCTGGCCTTGCTTCGCGGCGGGCTCTATCACGACGCGGGCGTCATCCTGCTCGCCCGGCTCGACGATCGCCGGGGGGCCGCCCTCGCGTTTGCCGCGGCCGGCGAGGCCGATCGAGCCCTGGATCTCTATCGCGAGGTCGGCGATCACGAGGCCGCCGGAGACCTGCTTCGCGGCCTGGGCGAGGAAGAGCTCGCCGTGGCCGAGTACCTGGTCGCCGCGAATCGCATGACCTCCTCCGGTGGGGGGCACCTGGCTGCCGGGAATCTCCTGCTGGAGAAGGCCGGCCGACCCGACCTCGCGCAGCGACATTACGAGCAAGGCTGGGGCCGGCGGCCGGCCGCGAACGCGGTCGCCTGCGCGGTGAAAATCGCCAGCCTGCTCGCCTCGCGGGCGGATGTCCCGTCGCTCCGATTGCTCGTGGACGAGGCCGACGTCCACTTCTCCACGAGCCATGGAACTGCGGAGCCGGGGAGATTTTACAACGAGGTGGCCACCCTCGGCGACCGTCCCGGGCTCGAGCAGGCCCGCGACGAGCTGCGCGACCGGGCCCTGATGGGGCTTGCCGCCTGCCTCCGCGGCCGCGTGCTGGCCGGTGAGAAGGCGGCCACCCTCGTCTCGTCGCTCCTGGGGGCGACTCCCTCCTGGCCGGCGGCCGTGGTCAGTGATGCATTCCACGCGGTCGGCGCCTCGCCCCGGCCCGCCGCGGCGGCTCTCCCGACGAGGCCGCATACGAGATCGCGGTTCCGGGTCTGCACGGGGACCGTCGGCGCGGTCGCGGGCGCGTCGGAGTCCGGCGAGGTGTTCCTGGGGACTTCGAGCGGCGAGGTGTGGGCCTTCCGGCCGCAGACTTCGGAGGCCGTCTTCGTGGCCTCCAACGACCTGCCGGTCTCGGCACTCGCGACCGACCCGGCGGGCGAGCACCTCGTCGTGCTCCGATCCCACACGGTGGGGCGAGGGACAATCGGCTCCTATGCCCGCCAGCCCGACGGTCGCTACGCGATCCTGACCGGGAAGCCGATCGGGGACGTGTTCGCCCCCTGGCTGACCCCGATCGCGAGGGCGGCTGCCGAGAGCCTGGTCGGGATCTGGGACGGCGCAGCCCTGCATCTGCTCTCGGTAGGCTCGCTCGCGTCTTTGCGGAGCCTCGCATTGCCCGACGGCGAATCCCAGCCCCCGGCGGCCCTGTTCCATGAAACGAGCGGATGTGACCCATGGAACTTCACGATCCTGGCGTTCCATGGGCGGCAGTTGTGCCAGCTCGATCCTCAGGGCGACAACCTGCGCACGATCGGGCTGAATTGGAGGCCTGAGCCGCAGGGCAAGTTCCTGCAAACCACCCCCCTGAGCTGGTTCCCCCTCGCGGACGGTGGGCTCGAGCTCGCCGGCCTGGATGAAGCGGGGACCCTGCATTGCTCTCGATTGCGGGACGGTCGGGTGATCGCCCGGAATTCCTCACAAGGGGTGGATGAGCGAGGCTATCTGGCCGCCGCGATCGTCCGCGAGGGGCTCGTCGCGGCGGTGTCATCCTCTCGAATCGACTGGATGAGATGCGGGGCCAGCAAGTTCGTGCCCTGGCGTACCGCGCCCGAGACCATCCCCTCCGCCGTCGCCGCCTTCGCCAGTCGCCCGACCGGCGAGTTGCTCGTCGTTTGCCACGACGGCTACCTCGTGCGAGTGCCGATCCCGACCTGA
- a CDS encoding DNA polymerase: MFDITLGRYSCPFREWTPAQGRVFDGLFAYDTETTRIDEDRPDLTPGLVLAAACDGNQGVLVPRAQVPAFFAAHAGQGFIAHSAAFDLKVTQPVLGDRLDLYELVEQNKVWDTMILKRLLSLATAGHTARGEAGLDACVKAHLGLDLPKGVVDLERREVRTGFGRFLGRPLAEIPEVYLRYAAGDPLATWHLFWELNRQITEVLQGANQVWGYVDADWLRDVVRRFGPLTHHIQLRASIVTDVLNANGIAVDRGRRAEKLRLVEAVRDRAKEALRRAGYLVGEHGSGKALQSILAQFAREHPGVDMARTPSGEQYSAAEEDLTSLATEGEFFADYAKFKAADKLASTYLRKMDRPRLHPKFGYLVASGRTSCGGGFNLQNLPREKAEKSASNTIRGCFVPGEENVFIDADFSQIELVVLGYALEHQFGLKSELASLINGGQDVHRLIAAAVLGKAPEDVTKDERDSAKAVSFGRPGGMGAERLRQVAKAGYGKDLTVEEVEGRIHAYHELCPELDAFLKDETDTGLALALALNLTPAEYCRATGKAFDPADQEAHRPQAWLGGMLLKVLRDETPVTLRGEGRPYSPEEIDFFWGRAQGLEIKLKPRQAAKLAARQADVPLWEAFRRWAGRRPMFTLTGRLRANTTFSSSRNNVFQGPAADGAVMAMWLAWRAGFKLVDFVHDQLVVESPADDQVPRRVAELDELMTRGMLTIAPGMAVKVETVVTRSLNKTDLDPRYDDERGLARDRTGMPKLAG; encoded by the coding sequence ATGTTTGACATCACGTTGGGACGCTACTCATGCCCGTTCCGGGAGTGGACCCCTGCCCAGGGTCGCGTCTTCGACGGCCTGTTCGCCTACGACACCGAGACGACCAGGATCGACGAAGACCGCCCCGACCTCACGCCAGGCCTGGTCCTGGCCGCCGCCTGCGATGGCAACCAGGGCGTCCTGGTGCCCCGCGCCCAGGTCCCGGCCTTCTTCGCGGCCCATGCGGGGCAAGGCTTCATCGCCCACAGCGCCGCGTTCGACCTGAAGGTCACCCAGCCCGTCCTCGGCGACCGTCTCGATCTCTACGAGCTGGTCGAGCAAAATAAGGTGTGGGACACGATGATCCTCAAGCGGCTGCTGTCGCTGGCCACGGCCGGCCACACGGCACGCGGCGAGGCCGGCCTGGACGCCTGCGTGAAGGCCCACCTCGGCCTCGACCTGCCCAAAGGAGTCGTGGATCTCGAGCGGCGTGAAGTCCGCACCGGCTTCGGCCGGTTCCTGGGCCGCCCCCTGGCCGAAATCCCCGAGGTCTACCTCCGCTACGCAGCCGGCGACCCGCTGGCGACCTGGCACCTATTCTGGGAGCTGAACCGGCAGATCACAGAGGTGCTGCAGGGCGCAAATCAGGTCTGGGGCTATGTCGACGCCGACTGGCTCCGGGACGTCGTCCGCCGCTTCGGCCCGTTGACGCACCACATCCAGCTCCGGGCCAGCATCGTCACGGACGTGCTCAACGCCAACGGGATCGCCGTGGATCGGGGCCGCCGGGCCGAGAAATTGAGGCTCGTCGAGGCCGTTCGCGACAGGGCCAAGGAGGCCCTACGCCGGGCCGGCTATCTGGTGGGCGAGCACGGCAGCGGTAAGGCCTTGCAGTCGATCCTGGCCCAGTTCGCCCGCGAGCACCCGGGTGTCGACATGGCCCGGACGCCCTCGGGCGAGCAGTACTCGGCGGCCGAGGAGGACCTGACCTCGCTGGCCACGGAGGGCGAGTTCTTCGCCGACTACGCGAAGTTCAAGGCCGCCGACAAGCTCGCGTCGACCTACCTGCGCAAGATGGACCGGCCCCGATTGCACCCGAAGTTCGGCTATCTGGTCGCCTCGGGGCGGACCAGCTGCGGGGGCGGCTTCAATCTCCAGAACCTGCCGAGGGAGAAGGCCGAGAAGTCCGCTTCGAACACCATCCGGGGCTGCTTCGTGCCGGGCGAGGAGAACGTCTTCATCGACGCCGACTTCTCGCAGATCGAGCTGGTCGTTCTGGGCTACGCCCTGGAGCATCAATTCGGCCTAAAGTCCGAGCTGGCCTCGTTGATCAACGGCGGGCAGGACGTCCACCGGCTGATCGCCGCCGCCGTGCTCGGCAAGGCCCCCGAGGACGTCACCAAGGACGAGCGCGACAGCGCCAAGGCCGTCTCGTTCGGGCGGCCCGGGGGCATGGGGGCCGAGCGACTTCGCCAGGTTGCCAAGGCAGGCTACGGCAAGGACCTCACGGTCGAGGAAGTCGAGGGGCGGATTCATGCCTATCACGAGCTCTGCCCGGAGCTTGACGCCTTCCTCAAGGACGAAACGGACACCGGGCTGGCCCTGGCCCTCGCCCTGAACCTGACACCGGCCGAATACTGCCGTGCCACCGGCAAGGCCTTCGACCCGGCGGACCAAGAGGCTCACCGGCCGCAGGCTTGGCTCGGGGGCATGCTGCTGAAGGTGCTCCGGGACGAGACGCCGGTCACCCTGCGGGGCGAGGGCCGGCCCTACTCGCCGGAGGAGATTGACTTCTTCTGGGGGCGGGCTCAGGGCTTGGAGATCAAACTCAAGCCGAGGCAGGCCGCCAAGCTGGCGGCCCGCCAGGCCGACGTCCCGCTCTGGGAAGCGTTCCGCCGATGGGCCGGCCGCCGGCCGATGTTCACCCTCACGGGCCGACTGCGGGCCAACACGACCTTCTCCAGCAGCCGCAACAACGTCTTCCAGGGCCCGGCGGCCGACGGGGCGGTCATGGCCATGTGGCTGGCCTGGCGGGCCGGATTCAAGCTGGTGGATTTCGTCCACGACCAGCTCGTGGTCGAGTCGCCCGCCGACGACCAGGTCCCCAGGCGCGTCGCCGAGCTCGATGAGCTGATGACGCGAGGCATGCTGACGATCGCCCCGGGCATGGCGGTGAAGGTCGAGACGGTCGTGACCCGGTCCCTGAATAAGACGGACCTGGACCCTCGCTACGATGACGAGCGGGGTTTGGCGAGGGATAGGACGGGCATGCCGAAGCTTGCAGGTTAG
- a CDS encoding DNA-binding protein → MLHKDNTQDIAARLDRIEVQLVEMRNLLVSQRTLKDYYSTAEVAVELGKAEFTVREWCRHGRVRADKRHCGRGTSKEWMINHDELTRIRNEGLLPLRTS, encoded by the coding sequence ATGCTCCACAAGGACAACACCCAAGACATCGCCGCCCGGCTCGACCGCATCGAGGTTCAACTCGTCGAGATGCGCAACCTCCTTGTGAGCCAGAGGACGCTCAAGGACTATTACTCGACCGCCGAGGTTGCTGTGGAGCTCGGCAAGGCCGAATTCACGGTACGCGAGTGGTGTCGCCATGGCCGCGTCCGGGCCGACAAGAGGCACTGCGGTCGCGGCACGTCCAAGGAATGGATGATCAATCACGACGAGTTGACCCGCATCCGCAACGAAGGCCTGCTGCCACTACGGACCAGTTAG
- a CDS encoding tyrosine-type recombinase/integrase has product MASYDFDPKSGRYHIRFRHAGKPYKRALLLKDDRAAMTLCGRVEETLRDIALGRCTVPPDAEVGAFLLSGGKVAAKPQPVAAPLTLGRLFDLYQAGVAAENKAASTRYTEDIHVVHLKRHLGGGGPVTAVDLAAANRYVATRRKDLFRGRPVDGATAKKELKTLRIIWAWGQKHGHLPGPPPFALGDVEFPKGIEKEPFRTRDQIEAIIAGGRVAEQDARRYWEGLYLTREEVREVLGYVGDHAAHDFVHPMFCVAACTGARRSEIVRSQREDWDLDAGVVAIRQKKQDKSRTFTRRYVEVNSLLSGVMSTWFASHPGGASALCLPDGRPLTVSLADDYFERALKGSRWEKVLRGFHVFRHTFASLLASEGVDQRVIDAFMGHSTEIRVRYQHLFPKDRASAIGRLLG; this is encoded by the coding sequence GTGGCATCCTATGACTTCGATCCCAAGAGCGGACGCTATCACATCCGCTTCCGGCATGCCGGCAAGCCCTACAAGCGTGCCCTCCTCCTCAAGGACGACCGGGCCGCCATGACCCTCTGCGGGCGGGTCGAGGAGACCCTGCGGGACATCGCGCTCGGTCGGTGCACCGTGCCGCCGGATGCCGAGGTCGGGGCCTTCCTCCTGTCCGGCGGGAAGGTGGCAGCCAAGCCCCAGCCCGTCGCGGCACCTCTCACCCTCGGGCGACTCTTCGACCTCTACCAGGCCGGGGTCGCCGCCGAGAACAAGGCCGCCTCAACCCGCTACACCGAGGACATCCACGTCGTCCACCTCAAGCGGCACCTGGGCGGAGGGGGCCCCGTCACTGCCGTGGACCTCGCCGCCGCGAATCGCTACGTCGCGACCCGACGCAAGGATCTCTTCCGCGGCCGCCCGGTAGATGGCGCGACCGCTAAGAAGGAGTTGAAGACGCTGAGGATCATCTGGGCCTGGGGGCAAAAGCACGGGCACCTCCCCGGTCCGCCCCCCTTCGCCCTCGGGGATGTCGAATTCCCCAAGGGCATCGAGAAGGAACCCTTCCGCACCCGCGACCAGATCGAGGCCATCATCGCCGGCGGCCGGGTGGCTGAGCAGGACGCGAGGCGCTACTGGGAAGGACTCTACCTGACGAGAGAGGAAGTCCGCGAGGTTTTGGGCTACGTCGGCGACCACGCCGCCCACGATTTCGTCCATCCGATGTTCTGCGTCGCCGCCTGCACAGGGGCGAGACGCTCGGAGATCGTGCGTTCGCAGCGTGAGGACTGGGACCTCGACGCCGGCGTGGTCGCGATTCGCCAGAAGAAGCAGGACAAGTCGCGGACGTTCACGCGACGCTATGTTGAGGTCAATTCGTTGCTTTCCGGCGTGATGAGTACCTGGTTCGCCAGCCACCCCGGCGGCGCATCGGCGTTATGCCTGCCCGACGGCAGGCCGCTCACGGTCTCGCTCGCGGACGATTACTTCGAGCGAGCCTTGAAAGGGAGCCGTTGGGAGAAGGTCCTGAGGGGCTTCCACGTCTTCCGACATACGTTCGCGTCGCTGCTGGCGAGCGAAGGGGTCGATCAGCGGGTGATCGACGCCTTCATGGGGCACAGCACCGAGATCAGGGTTCGCTACCAGCACCTGTTCCCCAAGGACCGCGCGAGTGCCATCGGCCGACTGCTCGGCTAA